In Streptomyces ambofaciens ATCC 23877, a single genomic region encodes these proteins:
- a CDS encoding DUF5047 domain-containing protein yields MYPVSPTFLRTLATSHTMVARVDAYFGGQLVRSNLPFDSGSVTVDRGSKSRRKLSLTIPDPSLLPWGETDVLAPYGQQLVVSRGIRYTNGAEEWVPLGTFRVDNPSGDVHLGPITVSGTSMESAIIDDKFQVPTTTRGLGGCVDAMTTLIRQTLPNAVVTNMTTGNRNPSVAVATWDAGNDRWDAITQIARAMSAEIYVDALDRFVVTDLPDVVNGPVAWDITEGEGGTLISSARSVSRTGVYNAVVASGENSASGSAPVSGTARDTDPGSPTRWGGPFGKVTKFISSALWITAGDCLSAANFALFDATAPNVETSLDSLPNPALEGNDIVRIAHAGRKERYLVQSLTVPLTADADFAVTLRGGKEDEAP; encoded by the coding sequence ATGTACCCCGTCAGCCCCACGTTCCTCCGAACCCTGGCGACATCCCACACGATGGTCGCCAGGGTCGACGCCTACTTCGGCGGTCAGCTCGTGCGCTCCAACCTCCCCTTCGACAGTGGCTCCGTCACCGTCGACCGCGGAAGCAAGAGCCGGCGCAAGCTGTCCCTCACCATCCCCGATCCCTCGCTCCTGCCCTGGGGTGAGACGGACGTACTCGCTCCCTACGGTCAACAGCTCGTCGTGTCCCGCGGCATTCGCTACACGAACGGCGCGGAGGAGTGGGTCCCACTCGGCACATTCCGCGTCGACAATCCGTCGGGTGACGTCCACCTAGGCCCGATAACCGTGTCGGGGACGTCGATGGAGTCGGCAATCATCGACGACAAGTTCCAAGTCCCGACCACCACTCGGGGATTGGGCGGATGCGTCGACGCAATGACGACGCTCATCCGTCAGACGCTCCCCAACGCCGTAGTCACGAACATGACGACCGGCAACCGCAATCCGAGTGTCGCCGTGGCGACGTGGGACGCCGGAAACGACCGTTGGGACGCCATCACGCAAATCGCTCGCGCGATGAGTGCGGAGATATACGTCGATGCTCTGGACCGCTTCGTCGTCACCGACCTACCCGACGTCGTAAACGGTCCCGTTGCGTGGGACATCACGGAGGGGGAGGGCGGAACGCTCATCTCTTCCGCGCGTTCTGTGTCACGAACGGGCGTTTACAACGCCGTTGTCGCGTCGGGCGAGAACAGTGCATCCGGGTCAGCTCCAGTAAGCGGTACCGCCCGCGACACTGACCCGGGAAGTCCGACGAGATGGGGCGGCCCATTCGGCAAGGTGACGAAGTTCATTTCGTCTGCCCTATGGATTACAGCGGGCGACTGCCTGAGCGCCGCGAATTTCGCTCTGTTCGACGCTACGGCGCCGAATGTAGAGACCTCTCTCGACTCCCTCCCCAACCCCGCGTTGGAGGGTAACGACATCGTCCGCATTGCCCACGCAGGCCGAAAGGAGCGGTACCTAGTGCAGTCCCTGACGGTCCCTCTGACGGCCGACGCGGACTTCGCCGTGACTCTCCGCGGAGGGAAGGAGGACGAGGCCCCGTGA